A stretch of DNA from Methanolinea mesophila:
TAGAGGGAAGATCACCGGTTGCCTGCGCATTTGCTAGATGATCAACACTGTCTGAAATCACACCGACTTTTATCCCGGTTCCACGAAATGGGGTATTCAATCTCACATCAGAGACATGATGGATCCCATCTCCTTCGGAAGTAACTGATCCGACATGAGGGATAGATGGAACAACAAATTTTATGAAAGCAATTACATCCTGCTTCGCCAACGACTCGATATTTTCGAGCGGCACATACGCGATAACAATCCCACTTGTGAAATCCTGATCAACAATCGCGAATAAATCGGTCTGAGACAAGGTCTTGGGAAAGGAGGGGTCGAACTGGACTTCTACCAGAACCAGATCCTTGTCACACGACAGATTATCCATGATAGCCTGGTGGGCTGGAATCAATAGGAGTTGACTTTCGAGTTGGATCCTTGGCGATCCATTTCCGAATGCAGATGGACTTGTTGAATTGTCAATCAATTGCAATAGCTGAAATGATAGTTTAGATCGCCATGTTTCAGGTTCTTTTTCGATTCCGAAACTGTCAAGCCGAACCGCTTTTTCCTGATCCGTAGAGAAATAACTCTTCAGGGATTTATCCAATGTGAAATTTTTCAGTGGCAACTGTCCAGCGTTATCTTTAATCGAATTTGCACCAACGTTTCCAATAATACTTGAAAATAATACTAAAAAGAAAAAAGCTAAAAAATAATATTTCGTGAAAAATACCCCCTAGACAACTATGGTTACCTATTCCGAGTATTAGAATATTTTTATTTTATGTTTCATTCAACATTATAACCCATACAACTGCCTTAATTTCAAGTATTTTCAATTCTAAATGGATTTTTTATCCAAATTTTTTTAATAAAAGAATATATGTGACCTTACCTTCCGAACACAGAAGAAAATGAAAAATACCCATTTTATCTATTTTTTTCAATGTATCAATGGCCTAATACAATTGTTTATAATGGAGCCTTTCAATAAAATTTACTTATATGCCGGGTAGCCGGGCAATCTCCCCCGAAGATGCAAACCTCTCTATTGACTTCATCGTAGGATTTACGATTTTCATGATTGCATTCATCTTCGTCGCCACCATGATGTCCGGGCTGCTGGTGAGCCTTCAGAGCCGTACTGTAGATTACGACGCCGTTGCATACAGGACGAGTGTTGTGTTAGTGGAGGACCCGGGACAACCAAGGACATGGAATCTTCTCGATCTTTCCTATCCCGAACAAAGAGACTCGTTGAAGCGTCTGGGCCTTTCAATAGCCCGAGGATATCCCGGAATTCTCCAACAGGAAAAGGTTGATAAATTTTTTACTTACACAACAGGGTCTTGTTCTGGGGACCAGCTTTGCTATCCTTCAGAATACAAAAATAAACTTATTTTTGGAGATTATCCCTATAATTTCAATATCAGTTTGAGAAAACTTGACCAAACAACTGTCAAGAGTGTTGGGGATCCTGTGCCTTTACATCAAAAAACTGGATACATTCGCCGAGCCGTGGATATAAAACAATCGGGTGCACAAATGCAGATTGAAACAACCTCTAATTCGCTCAATTTCACTGCAATAGAGATGGATTTCAGTACACTCTATATTTTGCCTAATCAACTGTATAGAATTGATCCCCTAAATGAAGAGGTCAACATTTCATTTAGCAATATTACCGTGGCAAACACGCATTTCACTCAACCCCCTAGTGTTTGTGTATATCCCACTGGAGGTGGAAGCCCCACCTGCATTCCAATTCCAGCAAATTCTCCAACTTTGCGCCTGTATATCGACAGTGTTACTGCTGAACCAGACTGGACCACCAAAGCCTTGACGAATAATTCTCGTATTATCATTGAAGACGGATTTTTCAAGCGTATTGGATTAGATCAGTATAGTAAAGTTGCAATAAGCCTGAATACCGATAATTCCATATTTACTTTTGATTATCCTTACATTTTCAATTATACTACAGCGTTATTACTCCCGCCCGAACCTGCAGTGATGGAGGTCAGTGTATGGTAAATGATATTGGCCAGCTCTACACAATTGAAGGGGTTGCTGCGGGAATTTTGATGATCGTCACTGCCTATCTCGTTATTAGCAGTACAACAGTGATCACGCCACAGGATGTCCATATAATCGACATGCAACTCGAACAGCTGGGAAACGATGCATTGGCCATAATGGATACGCCAGATAGCTGGATGGATAAAAGCATGCTCCAGACCCAGATTGAATCGTCGGATCCCAATAGAGGAGCTCTTTTCGCACAAAATTTTTCCCAAATCATAAATAGCACCACGAGCGGGGAGTGGGATTCGATGAAATTTAATGCGACTATTACCCATAGGGATGTTAATGGCGACCTCAGAACTGTGAATTTTTATGGACCGGAATATCTTCGGGAAAAGGCGATGAAGGTCAGCCGCTGGGTTACTATCGATGGCTCATCAATCCCGGGAATGAGAAATGAAAACCAAGTCGTCTTGTTCGAGGTGCTCATATGGCGAGGTTGAACGACGAAGGGCAGTGGATTGTATTGATGGGATTTGTGATCAGTATCAGTATTTTCATTCTCGCGATTATTGTTAGTCAATCTGCGCTGGTAGGACAAACCACCTCTGAAAGTGTCCTTGAATTTTCGAAAAATGATATTCAGGACTTAAGAAGTGAAATCATGTCACTGAAAGAGAGGGGTTTAGTGAATGACACGAATTTAAAAGATGATATTGTATCAATAGCACTCCAAAAACAGAATGCCGTTATCGTAATAGAGAATCGAACAGACAGTGTATCTCGCACTGAGTTCATCAGCATTCACTTCAACAACGGGATAACGATTTATAATGAGACGTATGAAGAGAATTACTAGCAGGGAAGGGGGCCCATACAAAGATTATGCGGTCACTACGATGCATGAATATCTGATTATTAGTGGCATCCTGCTCGTCCTTATGGTAATAATGACCATTACGCTGACCGCTGGGATCATTTCTCCCCCAATTCAGCATTTGAAAGAATATTCTTACATTGACATTGGAAACGGCGTTAGCACTAGAATCGTCGACCTCTACGTCATTGCCCCGAATAGAGGCAATATTACCACAAAATTTGACATACCGGATGACGTCGCTGGAGAGGAATATTTCGTATTAATTGGAACAGGCGCGACCGGAGATCAGGTGAGTGTCTTTAAGGACACATTGAGCCGTAATGTGTCTCTCGCAGGAATCGGGTCAACCCTCCGAACAGGGGGATATACAACCGGGCATGGTCTTAACCAAATAACGTATAGATCAGAGGCATTTCCATGAAAAACAGAAAATCCGGGCAGATGAAAGATTGTGCAGTGTCCGAGACCATTGGGTTTGTCCTAATCCTTGGTATTGTGATAACCGGTATCGGGCTTGTTACGCTCTATGGATACCCAGCATTGATGGCTCAACAAGCAGAAGCAAACATAAGAAACATGGAAAAGACTATGATCGTGCTCCAGACTGACGTTAATACGATGGCTTTTAAGAGTGTGCCTTATCAGGAGACTACAATTCAGGTGGCAGGAGGAACATTATCGGTCGTATCGTCTGACGATGGAAGCGAATTAAATAATAAATTTTTCAGAATTACTAATCAAACCTCCACGATTCTCCCCGATACTAAAATAGGACAGATAAAATACCAATCTGAAAATGAACCTGTTATCATCGGTCTTCAGAATGGAGCTGTTGTGAAATGGCAATTAGATCAATCTGGAGGGGGCTCCACCATGATGTCAGAACCTCGATGGTTTTTTGATTCTACATCAGGAACATTGGTCGTTCCCATTACCTCAGTATATTCAACCAACGCTCTAACTAACAGTGGTATCAGCACGGTTAGACTGATTCTTACGGAAGAAAAACAGGATGAATATCCTTTTTCTCCTTCCGAAACAGTCCACATTACCTATAGCGATCTTTATGGGGACTATAACACCGCATGGAAGAATTATTTTAATACCTTTGAATCAACCCCCAATCCCACTGTCGATATCCCAAATGTAAACAAGCTTGTGGTGAAACAGTATAAAATCACAGTTTTGTCACTATAACCCATATTTTCGCTAAAAAACAGAGTTTATTGAAGAAGAATGTATATCCCCGATTGGTTGAATGTCGTTTCTTCCTGAACCCTTTGCGGTGAGGGTGCATCGATAGCCCTTCCTGTCAATCTGAAATCTACTGTGACCGGAACTCCGGGAGTAATAAGGTCACGGATATCATATCGGAATTTGCCAGTATTTTCATCTCGGGCTTCTTCCGGGGATAAAATTCGTTCTCCTACCTGTGTCCAAGTATGCCCTCCATCGACCGAGACGAAATACTGCTCTTTCAACGGGAGGTCCCCCGTGTAATCTCGCTGCCAGGTCCATTCGTAGAGAGTATTTTCTATATTTGTCACTTCGAACTCTGTTTCATTGAAGGTGCCATAGCCTGCCCCCTCACTTTGTAACAAAGAGGCAAAGAGATAGGTGTCGGGCAGAGGCAATGACTGGCGTCCGTCATCAACGGTGTCAAACCATACAGCAGGAACTGAATTGTTGAATAACTTGATGTTTCCGCTCATATTGACCCGGAATGTCATCTTCGCTTCCCACCAGTCATTGAGATACATCGTCCCTATGTTGAAGGGGAAACTCTGGTCTGTTTCCCAACTCGATGTATGGTCAATCCAATCGTACTCGGTCGTTAATAGTTTCGAGTTGTATTTAGTCGTATTTGTGGAAAGGGGTTCAGTTGCTATGTAATCCAGGACATCCGATCCTGGAAGGATTTGCGTATTTACCTCTACGGTTCCATAATCAATCCCCATCTCGGTATTTACCCCGGCTTCTTCCCTGAGCTGTCCGGCTATAAGATCATAAATTGTCAACAAATCGGATCCAGTGGGTGCGACATAGTGTCGTCCACCGGTTCCTTCCGCTAAAGTTTTTAGGGTACTATTTGTCCAGCTGGAAATATCACTTGAAAATGCGATGGTATAGATTTTGATATTATTGTCATATGCGACCCTAGAGAGGTTTTGATTGGTCAAATCCCCAAATCTTGTATAATCCTGCGTTCTGTCCGTATATGAGGTTACAGATTTCTGAGCGGTTGTATAACCGATTCCTCTGGCCAATGGATCTCCATACCAGTTATAATCCCCGTCTGTAATCAGAATAATTGCTTTCACAGCCCCATCTCTTGGGTTGTTGTTAATTTCCTTTATCGATTTGTATAAACCGTATCTTAGTGGAGTACCTCCCATAGGTACTAACCGATTAATTGCATTCGTCACATTCGTTGAATCAAAATCAAGTGCAGGATTCGTATCTACAGTCGCATAATCAGAGTAATACCTATTATTTCCCGGGTAATGTGCTGTTATATATGTAGTGTCATCATCATGCCAGTTCTGCCACTCACAGACATCATCACATTCATCCCAGCAATACCACCACCAGCATACTGTATGGCAGTCCTGATAACAAACATACTTCTGATCGATTCCAGCCCAATAATGCTGGTCATAGTTGTAAATATTCGTTGTTCCGTAATTTCCGAACGAAACTAGACCTTTCCGATCCTGATCAACAGTATTTTGTACGAATGAGACCGCTGCAGCCATTGCAGAAACCATTCTATCCGGGTTATCCTTGAGCATACTCCCAGAACGATCATGGCATATGATCACGTCGATCGGTTTTTTCTCCATTTTATAACCGTCACCAACGAGTCTTACCGTCACCTGTACAGTATCTGAAACATTTACCGTCTCCTTGTCGAGGAATGTCAAGACATTAAGATATGGATAATTTTTCCATGTAACCTCGACTTGTTTGTTAACTTGAACCCCTGAAGGGTTGGTCCAAGTAGCAACTACGTAACAATGCCCAGTAGCGGTAGAATCATAGTTTGGATATGTCGTGGTGAATTTTCCCGGTTTGAAATTCACGATTGCATAGCCATTTTCATCAGTAACAGCCGAACTCGATTCTAGGTACGGAGCCTGGGTTACAGAATAGGATTCATCGTAGTGAATATTGCTAATTGAGAATGTAACCGACTCATTTGATACTCCATCACCTGCGTCGTTAATAACTTTGGCTTTTATCTGGGATACGGCAGTTGATTTTACATCCAAGCTGGCCATAGTTTGTGGATTTGCAGTAATAATAAGGTTCGTGGGATCCGTGCTGATGAAATCAAGCATGATCGGATTTGCAGTAACATTCCTGTTATCAGCCGGAACCGCATTAACAACGACATCCCTTATAGCCATCGATCGGGGTCCGTATTGGAATGAGGCATACCCCGTGGCATTAGTCACAATTACATAATCTTCTCTTTCAGCACCAGCCAGTATGGATATCTCAATTGGTTCCAATTGAAGTCCATTCCCAAATTCATCTGTTACATGATATGTAAGTGTAAATTTTCTTGAATCATCTGAAGGATCGGTACCAGTGTATACCCATGGATTATTCCCCGCTTCACCAACTGGTAGAACATAACCTACAATTCTTGTCGGTATTCCTGTCGCGACTCCAACAACCTGGATATACTTATCTGCTACTGTGGTGACTAGGGGTCGTATAAGAACATAATTAATTCCCGGTTTGGCATCAACTTGGAGGATAGTTTCTGCAATTCCCGATTCATTTACTGCAAATGTAGCATTTTGCAAAAAGTACGATCCATCCCAGACTTTTGCCATATGTGGATAGTATCCCAGTGACGGTGAAGACTCTACGGAAAAAAACACCTCTTCGGGGGTTCTACCCTCATCGGTTTCCCTCTTGCTGTCAATCACATTTCCATACTGGTCAAGCATTCTGACAATAATTGGGGTGGTATTTGCAACCTGCACTTCGGATTGGTAATCGGGATAGTCAGGCGAATCAAATTTGTACGGGAAATTATGATCAA
This window harbors:
- a CDS encoding DUF7287 family protein, producing MPGSRAISPEDANLSIDFIVGFTIFMIAFIFVATMMSGLLVSLQSRTVDYDAVAYRTSVVLVEDPGQPRTWNLLDLSYPEQRDSLKRLGLSIARGYPGILQQEKVDKFFTYTTGSCSGDQLCYPSEYKNKLIFGDYPYNFNISLRKLDQTTVKSVGDPVPLHQKTGYIRRAVDIKQSGAQMQIETTSNSLNFTAIEMDFSTLYILPNQLYRIDPLNEEVNISFSNITVANTHFTQPPSVCVYPTGGGSPTCIPIPANSPTLRLYIDSVTAEPDWTTKALTNNSRIIIEDGFFKRIGLDQYSKVAISLNTDNSIFTFDYPYIFNYTTALLLPPEPAVMEVSVW
- a CDS encoding DUF7288 family protein, yielding MVNDIGQLYTIEGVAAGILMIVTAYLVISSTTVITPQDVHIIDMQLEQLGNDALAIMDTPDSWMDKSMLQTQIESSDPNRGALFAQNFSQIINSTTSGEWDSMKFNATITHRDVNGDLRTVNFYGPEYLREKAMKVSRWVTIDGSSIPGMRNENQVVLFEVLIWRG
- a CDS encoding VWA domain-containing protein, with translation MNAKVAIVLILISLICVPLVAAEQTSLLVTVNNDFLTVNGNPATISVLVKDQSTGNPIPGVPIHFSVNNPSLGELSPLDTSTGIDGYAQTVFTPNSLTGTAEVTVNASPYGYWSGKLYIQGYPDTTLIGSPRWVIAGDTSHPSTLVFTATNQSNPVPMLDISYTLSDSTMGVLNLSTAKTNSQGISVVKFTPSTKSGNVTINATAVYREGENTHLVSKEYLQRIDHNFPYKFDSPDYPDYQSEVQVANTTPIIVRMLDQYGNVIDSKRETDEGRTPEEVFFSVESSPSLGYYPHMAKVWDGSYFLQNATFAVNESGIAETILQVDAKPGINYVLIRPLVTTVADKYIQVVGVATGIPTRIVGYVLPVGEAGNNPWVYTGTDPSDDSRKFTLTYHVTDEFGNGLQLEPIEISILAGAEREDYVIVTNATGYASFQYGPRSMAIRDVVVNAVPADNRNVTANPIMLDFISTDPTNLIITANPQTMASLDVKSTAVSQIKAKVINDAGDGVSNESVTFSISNIHYDESYSVTQAPYLESSSAVTDENGYAIVNFKPGKFTTTYPNYDSTATGHCYVVATWTNPSGVQVNKQVEVTWKNYPYLNVLTFLDKETVNVSDTVQVTVRLVGDGYKMEKKPIDVIICHDRSGSMLKDNPDRMVSAMAAAVSFVQNTVDQDRKGLVSFGNYGTTNIYNYDQHYWAGIDQKYVCYQDCHTVCWWWYCWDECDDVCEWQNWHDDDTTYITAHYPGNNRYYSDYATVDTNPALDFDSTNVTNAINRLVPMGGTPLRYGLYKSIKEINNNPRDGAVKAIILITDGDYNWYGDPLARGIGYTTAQKSVTSYTDRTQDYTRFGDLTNQNLSRVAYDNNIKIYTIAFSSDISSWTNSTLKTLAEGTGGRHYVAPTGSDLLTIYDLIAGQLREEAGVNTEMGIDYGTVEVNTQILPGSDVLDYIATEPLSTNTTKYNSKLLTTEYDWIDHTSSWETDQSFPFNIGTMYLNDWWEAKMTFRVNMSGNIKLFNNSVPAVWFDTVDDGRQSLPLPDTYLFASLLQSEGAGYGTFNETEFEVTNIENTLYEWTWQRDYTGDLPLKEQYFVSVDGGHTWTQVGERILSPEEARDENTGKFRYDIRDLITPGVPVTVDFRLTGRAIDAPSPQRVQEETTFNQSGIYILLQ
- a CDS encoding DUF7289 family protein, whose amino-acid sequence is MKNRKSGQMKDCAVSETIGFVLILGIVITGIGLVTLYGYPALMAQQAEANIRNMEKTMIVLQTDVNTMAFKSVPYQETTIQVAGGTLSVVSSDDGSELNNKFFRITNQTSTILPDTKIGQIKYQSENEPVIIGLQNGAVVKWQLDQSGGGSTMMSEPRWFFDSTSGTLVVPITSVYSTNALTNSGISTVRLILTEEKQDEYPFSPSETVHITYSDLYGDYNTAWKNYFNTFESTPNPTVDIPNVNKLVVKQYKITVLSL